CAGGGCAGGCTGGAGGAGGAGGACGTGACGGCCATCCTCGCCGGGCGCGAGCGAGCGCGGGCCGGGGCGAACGTGCCCGCGCATGGGCTGACCTTCACGGGGGCGAGTTACGGGGGCTTTGAGGGCGAAGGAGCTACTCCCAGGAGACCGCACGCAGGTGTTTTGTGAACCCGTAGAGTGTGGGCATGGGTTCCATCTCGGTCACGGAGGCCGTTGCTATCAGTGGTCTGACGCCGCAACACCTGCGCCGGCTGGTCAAGACGGCAAAGGTGCAGGGCCGCCAGACCGGCGAAAACGGCGTCTGGCTGGTGGATGAGGAGAGCCTGCGGAACTATCTCCGACAGCAGCGGCGACCAGGACCAAAACCTAAGGGCACTGTAGACAGTCAGGTTCCTAATGGAACATAATTTTACATGAACGAAGCCCAGGGCAGGCCCGGCAGTGTCGAATATTTGGGGGTAACGCCCCGGAGTCAGCGTCTGACCCTCCTCGACCTGTTCGCGGGTGCCGGTGGCCTCAGCCTGGGGCTGACCTGGGCGGGCTTTCGCAGCCTCGCGGCCGTCGAGGTGGACCCGGCCGCCGCCGCCACCTACGACGCCAACTTCGGCGGGCATATTCTGCGTGACAGCCGGGGCCGACCGCTCCCCATGGAGCAGGTGGACTTCACGAGCTTCAGGGGCAGGGTGGACCTGCTCAGCGGCGGCCCGCCGTGCCAGGGCTTCTCCCTGCTCGGCACGCGGCTGGAGGATGACCCCCGTAACCGGCTGTGGCGGGAGTTCATTCGCGCCGTGGACGAGGTGCAACCACGTGCCTTCCTGATGGAAAATGTGCCGCCCATCCTGAAGACCCAGGAGGGCGCCTTCACCATTGAGCATGCGCGCGAGCTGGGCTACAGCGTCGTGGCTGGCGTCCTGTCGGCCGAGCAGTTCGGGGTACCCCAGAAGCGCAAAAGGGCCTTCTTCCTCGGGGTAAGGGACGGTGCGGTCTCCCTGCCGCGGCCCCTCCCCGGCACGAAGTTCATGACGGTGCGCCGGGCCTTCGCGGGCCTCCCGCTGCAACCCACTAATGAGGACCTGCACATGGGCAGGACACCCACGGGGACGAGTCTGGAACGGTACGCGACGGTTCCCGAGGGGGGCAACCGCTTCGACCTGATGGCGAAGCGGCCGGACATCACGCCGAGGTGCTGGCTGGAGAAAGCCACAGGTTCCACAGACGTGTTTGGCCGCCTGCATTGGGACCAGCCAGCGCTCACCATCCGCACCGAGTTTTACAAGCCCGAGAAGGGCCGCTACCTGCACCCGTCCGAACACCGGCCGATCACACACCGTGAGGCCGCGCGTCTGCAAACCTTTCCGGACGACTTCCACTTCGAGGGCTCGAAGATCGAGGTCGCCCGGCAGATCGGCAACGCCGTGCCGCCCCTCCTGGCCTACGTGATCGGGTTGCACCTGGAAAGCGCCCTGGAGAGGCGCAGCGTGCCCACAGTGCAGCCGACGCTGTTCGAACTTGTCCCGGGTTGACCGGATCGAAATTTAGGCTCCGAGCGTGTGTGCGAGTCTTTCGACGCTCGCATCGCTGGAAATCCAGAAGTTGCCGTACCCCTGCCGCTCGATAGCAACGTGATGGATTCTGAAGGGCGGGTCGGCCTTCCCCAGGAACTGCTCGGCCTGCGGCTTCCGGCCCCGGTCCCGGTCGCGGTACTTCGGATTGGCGAAGTAGATGCACACAACATCGTCGTTCACCCAGAAGTCCGAGCGCAGCAGCACGTCAGCCAGCAGGTGGTAGTGCACGGGCAGGCCGTACTCCTGGCGCAGACGCACGAAGAGTTCCAGCTCGCGCATGGCGGAGTAGTAGAACTTCCCGAGTCGCCAGCGGAAGGCCCGCCTCAGCTCGTGTTTCCGCTCTCGGTCCGCCTGATGCCAGTCGAGGTCCTGCAACAGGGGGTGAATGAAGAACGACGCGGCGTCGCCGTTCAACCATGCGCTGAAGTCCTGCCAAGTTGGTACGGCACGTCGCTCCTCCAGGTAGTGGTGGAACAGGTGTTCAAAGGCGAAGCCTGTCGTCCAGTCTTCGACCTCCCGGAGTTGTTCCTCACTCCGCACGTCGCCC
This region of Deinococcus apachensis DSM 19763 genomic DNA includes:
- a CDS encoding DNA cytosine methyltransferase, producing the protein MNEAQGRPGSVEYLGVTPRSQRLTLLDLFAGAGGLSLGLTWAGFRSLAAVEVDPAAAATYDANFGGHILRDSRGRPLPMEQVDFTSFRGRVDLLSGGPPCQGFSLLGTRLEDDPRNRLWREFIRAVDEVQPRAFLMENVPPILKTQEGAFTIEHARELGYSVVAGVLSAEQFGVPQKRKRAFFLGVRDGAVSLPRPLPGTKFMTVRRAFAGLPLQPTNEDLHMGRTPTGTSLERYATVPEGGNRFDLMAKRPDITPRCWLEKATGSTDVFGRLHWDQPALTIRTEFYKPEKGRYLHPSEHRPITHREAARLQTFPDDFHFEGSKIEVARQIGNAVPPLLAYVIGLHLESALERRSVPTVQPTLFELVPG
- a CDS encoding helix-turn-helix domain-containing protein is translated as MGSISVTEAVAISGLTPQHLRRLVKTAKVQGRQTGENGVWLVDEESLRNYLRQQRRPGPKPKGTVDSQVPNGT